The following nucleotide sequence is from Salvelinus fontinalis isolate EN_2023a unplaced genomic scaffold, ASM2944872v1 scaffold_0790, whole genome shotgun sequence.
AGAAATATTATGTTGAACGTAATTCTATTTGTACGGTTAAACGCTAGATACAGAAGGGTTGCAAATCAAACAGCTTCCAGAGAGAGGATAGTGCTCGCCATTGAGCAGAGCAGCCAGTTATCAGATTTCCTGAAAGAGGATAGTGCTCGCCATTGGGCAGGGAAGCCAGTTGTCAGACTTCCTGAAAGAGGATAGTGCTCGCCATTGAGCAGAGCAGCCAGTTGTCAGACTTCCAGAGAGAGGATAGTGCTCGCCATTGGGCAGGGAAGCCAGTTGTCAGACTTCCAGAGAGAGGATAGTGCTCGCCATTGGGCAGAGCAGCCAGTTGTCAGACTTCCAGAGAGAGGATAGTGCTCGCCATTGAGCAGGGCAGCCAGTTGTCAGACTTCCAGAGAGAGGATAGTGCTCGCCATTGAGCAGGGAAGCCAGTTATCAGACTTCCTGAGAGACATTCAGTACAGTTCATGCAGACAGATAGccgttaccacagccacaaagtcaaacacCACATATTTCTACAATTGATCTTGttaaaatattattttaaacctaaccataaccacactgctAGCCTTATGCCTTAAATTaagacaacaaaaaaaaatcatgaattttacaatatagccaattttgactttgtggctgtcctATCTAGTGGGAACCCAGTTGCCAGCTGTTTGACACATGCTGGATTATATGACCTCCAATGTGGCAAgaggcctggtcccagatctgttagagGCATTAAGTTCCAGTATATAGTGTTGTTGTGTCGGGGAAAGCatatagcctggttccagatctgtttgtgccgtcttgcCAACTCCTGTGGTCAACGAAGTGACAACCATTGGAGCTGGCAAGACAgcgcaaacagatctggaactagGGTAAGGAACGTTTAAAATAAAGTTAAGACAGAATGACAAAGTGTGCAGCACCAGAAGTGAGAGGTGGGTGGTGTGGGTGGTGGGAGGAAATACGAGCCGAGTCAAAACATGGAGCTAAGAACACGGTCTTCATACTCACCTCGATGCTTTAGTAGGACCACATGTTTTATGGGTTGGATACAATTGGCTttgactgaagaatttctgcataacagtaaaaagtaaaaaaaaaacaccagtCTTATGAGGAGCTACTAAACATTATGATTGAAGAGACTTTAGTAGCCTTGCAACAAAGGGTACAAAACACCATAGATTGAATTTCTAGATTGGATTTCTTGGTTCAAGGCTCGTTATATTCGGCTAACCTTTTCACACTACGGAGCGGAAATCAAGCCGAGCTGCAGTGAGCTGACCTGGTTACACGGCACATCTaccgtacagatgtaggatcttcatttgagccagtttgctacagcctgAACATTATCACGCAGCAACAGGATAagtgaattattatgtgtattataattaaattgattttttttttttgtaggagttgatacatttttcgtaagggaaaaatCGAGTCTGAAATATCACAGTGGAAATTACAAAGTTCAGAAGACTTTTTAAATCTCAAATATACtgcaagttctcctgcaacagggtgatcacattaagatcctacatctgtagctgcTGGAACCGTACTGGGAAGGGATTGGAGCCAGCGCAGTAGGGGTTTTCGGTCAGTTAACACGATAGTGGTAAAAGGGAAAGGTAATGAGatgccttctctcttctcccagcAGACTCCACTCTGTCTCAGGAAGCTCTTCTATACGAATAACAAGACTGGGAGAGTGGCTGGCTGCTGAGATAAACTGGTAGAGTTGGGACAAATAAACCATACCGATCACTTATCACAGGCATTTTGGCAGATATCGTTCATTACGATAAGTAGCCTATAACTAGAGAAATGTGTTTTGAAATTAAAAGTTTTCTAATATGACTGATTGTTCATGGAACAATAGATGGCTACAACCATACAACtagtagtagtttaaaggatttcattttttttgtacACATGGTGCACATTAAATGTTATAAACTTTATTGCATAAATTcaggcaatttatcacaatacGGATTTGTGTCCGTATCGCCCAGCTCTACTGACTGTTCAGTGGTTGTCTACAGTACTCCACTTAGAAGACCCCCATCCCAGCTAAATGACTCATGGTACAGTGGTGTACAGAATCCCTGTGGGAACTGACCCCACAACCTCACCACACCCTaatccaactgagccacacaggaccaccatgtgtgggctatatagggctggtttcctggacacaaATTAATCCTAGTCCTGGACTGAAAGAAAAAGAATAATTTAACGGTGAATCTCCATGGAAAATGCTTTTCAATcctggactaggcttaatctgtgtccgggaaaccagcCCTTTGTTGTACCAGTGTAAACCTACCGTATATGGTTGTCATAACTTGTCCAAAACAGTcatacctctttctgtctcttctcaGCGGCCTCTGCCAGCTCAAGTCTCCTTGTCTCCTGGGAAGGAAACAGAACATGTTGAGTGGGaggaaaatgtaaataaaaaaatcatgttaaattaatgaggagaaaaaaaatatgaaagTAATGAGAAATGAAGAGCAGAAAACTGAATGGGAACGTATAATTTTTATTGTTTTGGTGTTTATTGGTTACGCTGTTTTATGTTACATTGTTTCATTTTGGAATCCAAATATATGTACAATTTGTTTACGATGTTGACCTGAAACAtagacaattgtgtgtgtgtgtatacatacacAGCTGGCAATATATATAAAGTGTAGCTCGCTAGTTACCGGCAGCAACCAAGCTAATAATGAACCTAGCTACTGTAACAAGTTACTTACTCGATCTGGTGTGGTGGACAAGTCGTTTCCAGGTCCACCAAGGCACGGTAAGCACATCCCCATACTTGAGCAAGGAAATCAACTTTTTAGTTTCAGTGTTGAATGTTTGTTGGCTACTTGACTAGACTGAGCTAGTTAACGTCAGTTCGCTAAATCTAGAAGAACCCACCAGGCAAGGTTAGCAAAAGTGCCAAGTTAGTTACTCTTGTGCACGTCGACAAAGTGGCTACCCACTCTGCTTTTGCTAAATCTACGAGCTAACTAACTATAACCATGGAGGAACAGACCTTAATCACCACG
It contains:
- the LOC129847344 gene encoding uncharacterized protein LOC129847344 isoform X2; this encodes MADYKRVVFQLAKRFTNIFRTHYAAGLYTSVLCAACPSVWGCAYRALVDLETTCPPHQIERQGDLSWQRPLRRDRKRNSSVKANCIQPIKHVVLLKHRDNLQGCQKPPSS